A stretch of DNA from Marmota flaviventris isolate mMarFla1 chromosome 16, mMarFla1.hap1, whole genome shotgun sequence:
AGAGGCCCTGGGGCTGGACAGGAAGGACCATGAAGGACAGTAGCAAGCAGGTCAGAAGGTGACAGTGCCCACCTACAGTGGCTATGGGCTCCAAAAACCCTGACTCTTCCTGAGTGAAGGGGCACAAGAGGCCCCTGGCAGAAGAGGTGTGTGACCTGCTCTACTGGAGAGTCACTTTCTCTGCCAGGTGGAGAAGATATTAAACGGGATGAGGGAAGTCACAGGTTCTGGAAAGCCGTCCAGGAGAGGAGTCAGAGTCCTCAGGAGCTGCTGAGGGCAGGAACCGAGGACATGGGCAAACACAGGCTGCAGGTGCCAAGTGTGAGAGAGAATGGGCAGCTCTCAGGCTGGAGGCACAGGACCCCTGGGAGCGCGGCTCCAACACCCCCTAGCCCCTGCCTCTGTGGTGCTCACTGTCTTTTCCTGCCTTCTACAGCCAGTCCTCCCGGGTCCTCTCCCCTGGACCACTCTCACCACCTCTCTTCAGCAAACAACTCAAAGACCTTGTGCTTAAAACTGCCCAATGCCAGGGCTGCCCCTGTTCAGCCCCAACCACCAGGGGAGACCACCACACTCGTGACCCTGTGGGTTTGCAGCTGCCTTACTATGGGGGTGAGGGATGCCCTGGAGACAGGTCATATTGTCAATGCCTGCCATGTGCCACATGGTAAGTCCATGCCTCTAAAGAGATGAGGGCATGAAGCCCCAGGGACTCTGCTGCTGTCTGCCACATGGTCTGCACTCTCCCGAGACCCCATGGGCCACCCCTACTGTAAAACCTCAAGAGGTACTGGAGATGTCCGGTGGTGTCTGTTCATGGAAAAGCACACCTGCCCCGAGGCTCCCATCACCTGGGGTTCTGGCCCATCGCAGGTTCTGAGGATCACTGACTTGGGTCCCATGGCTACTGGGGGCAGAGTGTGAGGACAGTGACCATGGACTCCTGCCTTACCTGGGAGGCTGCAATGCGCTGGCGAGGAGGATAGAGGAGAAACTGACCCAGCAGGTCCAAGGCCTGAAGAGAGGCGTCTGACAGGACCTCCTCCAGGGGCACTGGCGCCTGTTCCTTAAAGGAGATCTTGTTGTAGTCTGGCAGCTCTGTAATCTCCTGGgccaggaaaaagagaaagcGGCACATGAGAGGAGGCACTGCCCCAGCTGCTCCCCGATGCCAGCTCCCAGTCCCTCCTATTCTCAGGTTCACAGTTCTCCCGTCCACGTGCCCCATCGCCACTCACTTACTCCTCACCCTCTCAATGTCCGCTCCGCCCCCAGAGACAGAGACACTGTGTGTGCACGTGTTGGAGTAGGAATAGGCAGAGAATAGGACCtggccctcctgcctccagctggaaagagagaggaagccTGGGCTGGAACAGAGGTCCCTGCTGGTCAAAGAGGGGCTGGGTCAAGGGGAACTGGGGCTGTGAGAGAAAGTGGCAGGGCAGAAGCAGTACTTGCTATTGGAGAATGGAATGAACCTgccccacacccttccaccaagGACCCCTACAAACCGGCCAGACTTGAGGGCTAGGGGTGCCCAAGATGCGAAGCACACAGCAAAGCTGTTCAATGTCGTTCTCTCCGGGGAAAAGAGGAGACCCATTCAATAGCTCCCCCATGATGCAGCCCACAGCCCTGTGGATATAGAATCCCAAGTAGCTCAAGATCTCACGCTGTGGAATGCAGACCTACTCACATAGCTCCAAGGCTTAAAGGCTTCAAGTCCAGGGGTGCAGACCCCCAGTCAAAGTCCTCAGCCTTAGAACACAGAGCAAGCCCCCAACAACTCCAAGATGTCCCGGAGCCTCATGTTCTAGGATGCATAGCTCCCCCTTCACTTTCTGGGGCAGACCTACAACAGCCCCAAATCTCAGATCCCTTGGGCACAAAAAAGGTTCAGAGCCTTCAAAgcctgcaaaaaagaaaatgtttcagagCCTTTAAACCCAGTGTCACAGGCCTCTGATTAGTTCAGACACTTATCCTGGGCTCTGACCCCTGCACATACCAGCTTCAATAGCCCACACCTTGAATCTCAGACCACCTCCCCCCTGGCCCAGAACAATCCACTCTCTGATAGAGACAATCACTTTCCTTCTACCCTAATCTCCCACCCAGCTCAAAAACATCAGAGTGAGGAACACTAAACTCACGCCAAACTGCTCAGAATACCCCAGCCGGGGAAGACTCCCCCATGGGCCACATTACCCTTTTCCCTGTCTTACCATAGGTCAACGCCCTGGTCATATTGGCGGGCACCATACAGGAGTTCAGGGGCTCGGTACCACCTGTGCAGAAGAGGGTTGCTGGTCACTGGTCTGACAGGCTGGAAGTTCATCCCAACCCCATAAGCACCTCTTCCCCCGGAAAGGGACTGAGGGGAATCTGGCCCTCCGTACCTGGTAGCCACCTGGTGTGTGTAGAGGCGGCTGCCATCAGGAGAAAAGACCCGGGCTAGACCAAAGTCTGCTATCTTGAGCTGGCCTGAAGCACTGATGAGCAGATTGGCAGGTTTCAGATCCTGTGACATGAAAGGAAGCATCAGTCCCTCTGTGTCCACTGTAGGACTCTGGGATGTGAGGAATTGACACCCagggcagccccagcccctgcttcctcTAAAGCACTCCTACCCCCAGCTACTCACCTAAAAATCCCCTCTAACTTCTTCAAGGGTTAGCCCACCCTTAGCCCATGCTGAGACTGACCCGATGCACAATGTTGTTGGCATGGCAGAAGGCCACACCCTTGAGCAGCATTTGCAGGTAGCTCTTGACCTGTGCTGGAGCCAGCGGCCTCTGGGCATGGCGCACCACCTCCGCCAGGTCTGACAGCATGAACTCGAAGGCCAGCACGAAGCCTGCTCCATGCGGGAACACGGCCTTCAGCTGCACCACCTGCAGGCAGGCATTCCATGACTCACCTTGCTTGACCTCCTCTGCAACCTCAGGACCCCCATCTGTTCTGACAGAGGATCAGAGAGGCAGAGAAGTCAACACAGGGCCTAATGTCAGCTAGGGACTCAGCACTCACCTGGTCTGCAAGTGACGCACTCAACCTCTCCACAGAAACTCAGGGACAGAGTTAGCAGACAGAATTTAGCACATCCAACGAGCACAACCCCAGAGACATACGTGAGCAGCCTGCCTCCCACTTCCTCTACAACCATTAAACCCCAGGATCTAAGGAAAGCACCAGGAGACACATCACAAATACCCAGGACACCCGTGTCAGAGGGCCTGCTGAACATAGCAGAGAGCTAGAACACAAGGACTCTAAGGAACTCATCCCAGGAACAAATGATCAACAAAGGAACAAAAGGGATGTGTACAGGAACACATATACAAGATGACAATGGGATTTTAAGTACAGAAAG
This window harbors:
- the Cdk20 gene encoding cyclin-dependent kinase 20 isoform X2 translates to MDQYYILGRIGEGAHGIVFKAKHVETGEIVALKKVALRRLEDGIPNQALREIKALQEIEDNQYVVQLKAVFPHGAGFVLAFEFMLSDLAEVVRHAQRPLAPAQVKSYLQMLLKGVAFCHANNIVHRDLKPANLLISASGQLKIADFGLARVFSPDGSRLYTHQVATRRLQSCQTTTRSPLRNRRQCPWRRSCQTPLFRPWTCWVSFSSILLASALQPPRLSCINTSSQLPFLPTHLSCQFPSAQGGLLLRPTRDLLMSMTSMWTGLLRSRCWIQN
- the Cdk20 gene encoding cyclin-dependent kinase 20 isoform X1; translation: MDQYYILGRIGEGAHGIVFKAKHVETGEIVALKKVALRRLEDGIPNQALREIKALQEIEDNQYVVQLKAVFPHGAGFVLAFEFMLSDLAEVVRHAQRPLAPAQVKSYLQMLLKGVAFCHANNIVHRDLKPANLLISASGQLKIADFGLARVFSPDGSRLYTHQVATRWYRAPELLYGARQYDQGVDLWAVGCIMGELLNGSPLFPGENDIEQLCCVLRILGTPSPQVWPEITELPDYNKISFKEQAPVPLEEVLSDASLQALDLLGQFLLYPPRQRIAASQALLHQYFFTAPLPAHPSELPIPQRPGGPASKAHPGPPHVHDFHVDRPLEESLLDPELIRPFIPEG